In the Juglans microcarpa x Juglans regia isolate MS1-56 chromosome 6D, Jm3101_v1.0, whole genome shotgun sequence genome, one interval contains:
- the LOC121268795 gene encoding uncharacterized protein LOC121268795: MAEGTRLKDLNEGFQSFKRSTEVHIQQTDSQFTTISVEMQAMRRQMEAMMQQFSTMASDLHKVNTILSTGPSNNGDSSINQQLVNHPGDVQPRAVRLAFPVFNGDDPHGWLYKVNQFFTFHNTLPQHRLRLVSFHVEGKALVWFQDLDESGLLIGWEEFVTALLLRFGPSSYDDPMEQLTRLRQVDTVEEYKANFEALSNRLRRLSESYKLSCFLSGLKDEIRLTVRMFNPNSLMEAYGLARI, encoded by the coding sequence ATGGCTGAAGGCACAAGACTCAAAGATCTCAATGAAGGCTTTCAATCCTTCAAGCGTTCGACAGAAGTTCACATCCAACAGACCGATTCCCAGTTTACTACAATCAGCGTGGAGATGCAGGCAATGAGGCGGCAGATGGAAGCTATGATGCAGCAATTTTCTACAATGGCGTCAGATCTGCATAAAGTTAACACAATATTATCAACTGGACCAAGCAACAATGGAGATAGTTCCATAAATCAGCAGCTGGTAAATCACCCAGGAGATGTTCAACCTCGAGCTGTAAGGTTAGCTTTTCCTGTTTTCAATGGGGATGATCCCCATGGCTGGCTCTACAAGGTGAATCAGTTTTTTACCTTCCACAATACACTTCCACAACACCGTTTACGGTTAGTGTCCTTTCATGTGGAGGGTAAGGCACTAGTTTGGTTTCAAGATTTAGATGAATCAGGTTTGTTGATTGGTTGGGAGGAGTTTGTGACAGCTTTATTGCTAAGATTTGGGCCTTCTAGttatgatgatcctatggaaCAATTAACTAGGCTAAGACAAGTGGATACGGTGGAGGAATATAAGGCTAATTTCGAAGCATTGTCTAATCGGCTACGGCGATTATCAGAGTCTTATAAGCTAAGCTGCTTTCTCAGTGGCTTAAAGGATGAAATCAGATTAACTGTTAGGATGTTTAATCCAAATAGTTTAATGGAAGCTTATGGGCTGGCCAGAATTTAG